In the Terriglobales bacterium genome, one interval contains:
- a CDS encoding GIY-YIG nuclease family protein, with protein sequence MRQRRFYVYIMGSLSGTLYTGMTNNLHKRVWQHKEQEMEGFTDEYDVDRLLYWESFDDVRVAINREKQIKKWRRDKKVMLIEQLNPSWKDLAREWYEKSRGPSTALAAARSARDDRS encoded by the coding sequence ATGCGCCAGAGACGTTTCTATGTGTACATCATGGGCAGCTTGTCAGGAACGCTGTACACGGGAATGACGAATAATCTGCACAAGCGAGTGTGGCAGCACAAAGAACAGGAGATGGAGGGATTCACCGACGAGTATGACGTCGACCGCCTGCTCTACTGGGAATCTTTCGACGATGTTCGAGTCGCCATTAATCGCGAGAAACAAATTAAGAAGTGGCGCCGCGACAAGAAAGTCATGCTGATTGAGCAGCTGAACCCGAGCTGGAAGGACCTGGCCCGCGAGTGGTACGAAAAAAGTAGGGGTCCCTCGACTGCGCTCGCCGCGGCTCGCTCCGCTCGGGATGACAGGAGTTAA